One segment of Scyliorhinus torazame isolate Kashiwa2021f chromosome 14, sScyTor2.1, whole genome shotgun sequence DNA contains the following:
- the LOC140389501 gene encoding uncharacterized protein — MGIGRWADRESSFLAVMISRSTYHGVNWKLFKQRFQLFLEASDGKNASDTRKIALLLSTAGQHAIHIYNSLAFAEGEDKTKYKMVLLKFDEHFSVEVNESFERYLFQQRLQATARVRRRRGNGPIMEDETTVLYFYHPQWWTLDIEHSLHHVTLAYDRTGQNRELEDKYRPLIGTEWPVKVTATVTGKEGTADFVTISPHLWPQSASVSLHISRQVHDQYHARDLGQMVRRAVDHSDPTEYALQVMPDGTAIKYFEVPETINTRLQHHWGHDVLEYVNPQVWAKYPSQVGKTNVTPIKVTIKDHVKLPSIRQYPLKSQAAPSIDKLIQELLQQGILVPCQSECNTPILAVPKPAKPDQYRLVQDLRSINAIA, encoded by the exons AATCCTCCTTCctcgctgtcatgatatccagatcaacatatcatggcgtaaactggaagctgtttaaacagcgcttccagctcttcctcgaagcctcaGACGggaagaatgcatcggacaccaggaagatcgccctcctcctctccacggcggggcaacacgccatccacatctataactccctggcattcgcggaaggcgaggacaaaacaaaatataagatggtgcttctgaagttcgatgaacacttcagcgttgaagtcaatgagagcttcgagaggtacctattccagcagcgcctgcagg ctacagctagagtacggagacgaaggggtaacggtccaatcatggaggatgagacaacagtgctatatttctatcacccccagtggtggacgttagacattgaacattcactgcatcacgttaccctggcctatgacagaaccggacaaaacagggagttggaggacaaataccggccattaattgggaccgaatggccagtcaaggttacagccacagtcacgggaaaagaaggtacagccgattttgttacaatatcaccacatttatggccacagtcagcttcggtaagccttcATAtttcacgtcaggtccacgaccagtaccatgccagggatctggggcaaatggtaaggagggcagtggatcattcggatccaacagagtacgcacttcaagtcatgccagacggcactgccataaaatattttgaggtccctgaaacaattaacactcgactgcagcatcactggggacatgatgttttggaatatgtcaatccacaggtctgggcgaaatacccatcacaagtgggaaagacaaatgttacacctataaaggtaacgattaaggatcatgtaaagctaccttccattcggcaataccccctgaaatcccaagctgctccgtctatagacaaattaattcaagagctgttgcaacagggtattttggtcccttgccaatcagaatgtaacacccccatacttgctgtgcctaaaccagccaaaccagaccagtaccgattagtacaggatttacgttcaatcaatgccatcgcatag